From Chryseobacterium camelliae:
TTCATCAATAAAATAAGGTTTTTATGTTTAAGAAAACTGTTGTCATAAGTTTAATCACTCTATTTTCTGCTTCTTCCATGGCTCAAAATACTTCTCTGCCGGTTTATCTGGACGATTCCAAGCCCGTTGAGCAGCGCATTCAGGATGCCCTGTCGCGGATGACGCTGGAAGAAAAAATCGCTATGCTCCACGCACAATCCAAGTTCAGCTCTGCCGGAGTTCCCCGATTGGGAATTCCTGAATTCTGGACTACTGACGGCCCTCACGGGGTACGCCCCGAAGTATTATGGGACGAATGGAACCAAGCCGGATGGACCAATGACTCCATCATCGCTTATCCTGCCCTAACTGCTTTGTCAGCCACCTGGAATAAAAAGATGTCCTGGAACTATGGGAAAGCTTTAGGTGAGGAAGCACGTTACAGAAAGAAAGATATCATCCTCGGGCCCGGGGTCAATATTTACAGGACTCCGCTGAACGGGAGAAATTTTGAATATATGGGTGAAGACCCGTACCTGACTTCCAAAATGGTTGTTCCATACATCCAGGGGGTTCAGTCTAACGGCGTAGCCACTTCCGTAAAACACTTTGCCATGAACAACCAGGAAATGTTCCGCCATACAAGCAATGTTAATGTAGATGACCGTGCCCTGTATGAAATTTACCTTCCGGCGTTCAAGGCAGCGGTAACAGAAGGCGACTCCTGGACGATCATGGGAGCTTATGACATGTACAAAAACCAATACGCCAGCCAGAACAAATACCTTTTGAATGATATCCTGAAAGGGGAATGGAAATATAAAGGGGTGGTGGTCTCGGACTGGGGAGCTGTCAATAATACGGAACAGGCCATTCATAACGGTCTCGACCTTGAATTCGGAAGCTGGACGAACGGGCTTTCTGCCGGGAAATCCAACGCCTACGATAATTATTACCTTGCCGATCCTTACCTTCAGCTCATCAAATCCGGTAAAGTTGGCACTAAAGAACTGGATGATAAAGTTACACGTCTTCTGCGCCTGGCGTATAAAACGACCATGAATAAGAACAAGCCTTTCGGGAATATTGGTTCCGAAGAGCACAAAGCCATAGCCAAAGAAATCGGCGAAGAAGGAATCGTCTTGCTGAAAAACCAGGGGAATATCCTGCCTATTGACTTGAATAAGACCAAGAAAATAGCAGTGATCGGTGAAAATGCCATTAAGATCATGACGGTAGGCGGAGGATCGTCTTCCCTTAAAGTAAAGTATGAAACACTACCGCTGGACGGGATTAAAAACCGCTTCGGTAAGCAGGCAGATGTACAGTATGCAAGAGGTTATGTAGGTGATGTAGGCGGGGAATACAACGGAGTAAAATCCGGGCAGGATCTGAAAGACAACCGTTCTGCATCCGAGCTGATGAACGAAGCGGTGGAACTGGCTAAAAAATCAGACTTTGTTATTTTTGTAGGCGGACTGAATAAAAGTGACTTCCAGGACAGTGAAGGTAATGACCGAAAAAGCTACGGACTTCCGTACAATCAGGATCAGCTGATTGCAGCACTGGCCAAAGCCAATAAAAACCTGGCCGTGGTGATGATATCCGGAAACGCGGTAGCCATGCCGTGGATTAAAGAGGTTCCCACCGTGGTTCAGGGATGGTACCTGGGCTCTGAAGCAGGAAATGCTCTGGCTGCTGTTCTGGCAGGAGATGCCAATCCTTCGGGAAAGCTGCCGTTCACATTCCCGGTAAAGCTGGAGGATAATGCCGCCCATCAGCTGGGTGAATATCCGGGCAATAAAGAGGAACTGGCCGCTGGCAAAGGAAAAGATCAGCAAAATCCCATCAACATTACTTATAACGAAGGTATTTTTGTTGGCTACAGATGGCATGATACGAAAAAGATCAGGCCTTTGTTCAGCTTCGGACACGGACTAAGCTATACGACCTTTGAATTCGGAAAAGCTAAGGCAGATAAAACGAAAATAGGACCGGATGATACCATTACGTTTACGGTAACTGTAAAGAATACTGGTAAAAGGGCTGGTGCTGAAGTAGCACAGCTGTATATCAGCGATCTTAAATCTTCGGTTCCAAGACCTGCCAAAGAGCTGAAAGGCTTTGAGAAAGTATACCTGAATCCGGGAGAATCCAAAGAAGTAAGCTTTACCGTTGACAAAACAGCGTTGAGCTATTTTGATGCCGGGAAACACGACTGGGTAGCAGAGCCGGGAGATTTTGAAGCCCAGATCGGGAACGCCTCTGATGCCATCAAGACAAAAGTAAAATTTAGTTTACAGTAAATAATCCAATATCCTATACCATACAAAAGAGCCTGTAACAGGCTCTTTTTTTATATTGTTATCTATTGATTAGGATGTCTATAATGAGTTTTTTGTTAAAACCGTTGTCAGGTTCGTTGATATATCCGTGAGGATTGCAAATTACTTCGGTTTCGCCTATCGCATATCTGCATGGCGTATGGATGTGTCCGTGAATCCAATAGTCCGGACTGTATTTCATAATCAGGTCTTCAAGGTTGGAGGCATAGGCCGCAGTAACCGGGTCCTGGAGGTATTCTTCCGGCACCGAATGAATGGACGGTGCATGATGAGTGACTACAACACTGGTTAGCCCTGATGCTTTTTCCAGGCTTTCCTCAAGCCAGGCTTTTGAAATCTGATGGATCTTAAATGTGTCCAATGTCCTCATTTTTGAATAGGAAGGATCGCGGCGGATCATTTTGTAATCGTTCATCTGCGACTGGCAAAGCATACCGTACTGTACAGGATTTCCAAAAATAGAAAAATCCGTCCATAAAGTCGCTCCATGAAAACGGATTCCATCGATATCCACACTGCTGTTTTCCAGCACATGAACATTTGATCCCAGCGCAGCGTCTTTAATCCTGTTAAGTGTTTTTGGATAAGATCCTTTATAATATTCATGGTTTCCCAGTACATAGATCACAGGACGGTCCGGAATCTTACTTTTAATCCACTCAATCCCCTTAATTCCCACATTAACATCTCCCGCCAGGATAACGACATCTGCAGAATCGAAACAAAGATCCGTCTGACCAAACTCCTGATGCAAATCACTGATGACCTGTATTTTCATGCCGCTAAAATAAAGAATAGCCCGAATATGACAGCATAAAAATACTAAATCAGTCCAAACTTACAGCGATATCAGCTTTCTTTAATTTTGAATACCTGAAGGCAAAATAGCTCAGAAGAAGGATACTAATGATGGCATACAGTATAAGGATCATGAAGTTCAGGTCGCCCACGGCATGATCAGAAGGAAAAATCTGATTCATAAGGGACATGAATGACAGCCCGATCCCGGCACCCAGGAAATAACTCGTAGAGCCCATGCCCGACGCTATTCCGTAATGTCCCGGTTCTACATCCTGAATTCCAAGTACGGATAAGGCAGTAAAACAAAAAGTCATTCCAATTCCTGAGATGCAGGCAGCCCCCATAAGAACGATGGTTAAAGGATGATCAAAATGCACCGATAAGAGGAGGAGTATCGCTCCCGCAAGCATAAAACTCCATCCTAGGATTCCCATTTGTCCGGAATTCAGCCTTCTGGATATCAGAGGTAATATGAATTTAGCCAGTAAGGCAGACATGATACTGAACGGTACCAGCAACAGGCCTGATGCCGCGGCCGTATACCCCATATCTTTCTGAAGCATGAGGGAAATCAAAAACAGGAAACCTATGAAGAATGCTCCCAAGGCAAAAAAAGCAGTATTGGAAACATTGAGAGACCTGTGTTTTAATATCTTCAGATCAATTAGTGGTTCTTCAGTGTGCCGTAACCGGAGGATCACAGCAACTAAGAGTAGTATCGATACAAGCAAAGATCCGCCCACCAGGAATGGTTGCTCAAAAATATAGATGAACTCATGTGTGCCATATGTGAGGCTCAGCAATCCTGCCACCATTAATATTCCTGAAAGTAAATCTGTCCTGGCTGGCTGGTCTCCCTTATGATCTTCAGGAAGGTACCTGAATGCAAAGATAAGCGTGATGAGAAGAACCGGAACATTAATAAGAAATACCCAATGCCAGCTTAGGTAAGTACTGATGATCCCTCCCAATGAAAGCCCACTCCCAGATCCGATCGCGGCAAATGAGCTGAAAATTCCTACTGCACGATTTCTTTCCTGCGTTCCTTTGAATGTATGGGTAACGATAGACAAGGCAGAAGGCATGATCAGGGCTGCACCCAACCCCTGGAAGGCACGGAAAATAGCAAGGCTGCTGAAATCAGAAGATAATCCGGCTCCCAAAGATGTCAGCATAAATAAAGCAGAACCGGCAAGAAATATCTTCTTTCTTCCGACCTGGTCAGCAAGTTTACCACCGATAATCAAAAATCCCCCGAAAAATAATACATAGAGGGTTTGCAGCCACTGAACAGTTTCCGGACCAATGTTGAATTGCTCCTGGATCGAAGGGATTGTCAGATTGATAATGGCAATATCCAATGCTTCTACAAATGTCCCTACCGATGCGAGTATTAAAATCAGGTTTTTCTTTGCCTCCATAATATATAAATTCACTGCAAAATTAGTTTTTACAGTACATGTATAAAAATTATAACCTAAATTTGGAACATAATAGATCATAATCCAATTATAAAAGAACATTTATCCTTCCAGGTATTTATTTCATTTTTAAAACAGAACAAATGTCAACAGAAAATTACAGTCCGGATAATAAAGATCTTGCGATTCTACGGTTACTGCAGAAAGATGCCAAACTGAGTGTACGGGATATCGCGGCACGGATTAACCTTAGTGCAACTCCCACCCATGAACGTATCAAGCGACTGGAACGCCTTGGAATTATCAAGGAATATACAACAGTTGTGGACCGGAAAAAGGTAGGTAAAGGCATGATGGTGATCTGTATGATCGCCCTCAATGCACATAATAAGAAAACGGCCACCCGGTTTATTGAAGAAGTCAGCCATTTCAGGGAAGTAGTGGAATTCTACAATATCAGCGGAGATTTTGATTTTATGCTGAAAATCCTCGCTCCGAATATGGATGAATTCCATGAGTTCTTCGTCAACAAGCTGTCTGAAATTGAGGGTATCGGCCAGACCAAGAGTATTTTTGTGATGAACAGTATAAAGGAGAGTGGGAGGATTTTGTAAGTTTGAGAGCTGTAGTGAGATAGAGTTTGAGAGTGCTAGGGTCTTAGGGTTATGAGTAATAAGTATAGTGGGTGATTGTAGGATGTAGAAGATTTTTTTTGAGTTCTTTCGGGTTATTGTCTAGCTTTTTTAAATCATTCTTCTCAATTCAGAAAGTACAGGCATCAATATCTATTTCTCCTGGATCCGGTAACTATTATCTAACCTTCTCTTTAGATCATGGAGTAGAGTCCTGGTTCTTGATTCTTGTATCCTGGCTCTTGATTCTTGTGTCCTCCCTGACTTCAGGGCACAAAAAAACCTCACACATTGCTGTATGAGGTTTAAAAAAAACTGGCGGCGACCTACTCTCCCGCTTGTCGCAGTACCATCGGCGCTGGTGGGCTTAACTTCTGTGTTCGGAATGGGAACAGGTGAGCCCCACCGCTAAAACCACCCTAAAGGTTGTATATAGCTGTAGGCAGTAGGCTATAAGCATAAGGCTTACAGCATAAAGCATACTGCTTTTTATCGGTAAATTTCATCACAAAGGCAAAACCAGTAGCGCACTTATAAATACTTAAGCTAAGTTATGATAAGCATGATTGCTCATTACCTATTACTCATTACTTATGAATAGGCTATAAATCTACGGGTAATTAGTACTACTCGGCTATGCTGTTACCAACTTTACACCTGTAGCCTATCAACGTGGTCATCTCCCACGACCCTTAAAAGATGTCTCATCTTGAGGCGAGTTTCACACTTATATGCTTTCAGTGTTTATCTCTTCCAAACATAGCTACTCAGCGGTGCACCTGGCGGTACAACTGATACACCAGAGGTTTGTTCAATTCGGTCCTCTCGTACTAGAATCAAGCCCTCTCAAACATCTAACGCCCGCAATAGATAGAGACCGAACTGTCTCACGACGTTCTGAACCCAGCTCGCGTGCCACTTTAATGGGCGAACAGCCCAACCCTTGGGACCTTCTCCAGCCCCAGGATGTGACGAGCCGACATCGAGGTGCCGAACCTCCCCGTCGATGTGAGCTCTTGGGGGAGACTAGCCTGTTATCCCCGGAGTACCTTTTATCCTATGAGCGATGGCCCTTCCATACGGAACCACCGGATCACTATGTCCTGCTTTCGCACCTGATCGACTTGTTGGTCTCACAGTCAAGCACCCTTATGCCATTACACTCTACGCACGGTTACCAAGCGTGCTGAGGGTACCTTTGAAAGCCTCCGTTACTCTTTTGGAGGCGACCACCCCAGTCAAACTACCCACCACGCAATGTCCTTCTGAAAGAAGTTAGGCTCCAAGTAAGTAAAGGGTGGTATTTCAACGTTGGCTCCACAAACACTAGCGTGCCTGCTTCAAAGCCTCCCACCTATCCTACACATTACTTACTCAAAGTCAATACGAAGTTATAGTAAAGGTTCACAGGGTCTTTTCGTCCCATTGCGGGTAATCGGCATCTTCACCGATACTACAATTTCACCGAGCTCGTGGCTGAGACAGTGCCCAGATCGTTACACCATTCGTGCAGGTCGGAACTTACCCGACAAGGAATTTCGCTACCTTAGGACCGTTATAGTTACGGCCGCCGTTTACTGGGGCTTCAGTCAAACGCTTCGCTTACGCTAACGCCCTTCCTTAACCTTCCAGCACCGGGCAGGTGTCAGACCCTATACAGCATCTTTCGATTTAGCAGAGTCCTGTGTTTTTGATAAACAGTCGCCTGGGCCTCTTCACTGCGGCCAACATTGCTGTTGGCGTCTCTTCTTCCGAAGTTACGAGACTATTTTGCCTAGTTCCTTAGCCACGACTCACTCGAGCACCTTAGGATTCTCTCCTCGACCACCTGTGTCGGTTTTGGTACGGGTTGCTTCACTTCGGCTTTTCTTGGATCCAAGTTCACTACAGCAGCTTCGCCCGAAGGCTAGGCCTTGACTATTCCGTCAGTCTCCAGTAGCTACATTGAACCGTCCCCTTTTTAGTGTGAGCAAGTATGGGAATATTAACCCATTGTCCATCCACTACCCCTTTCGGGTTCGCGTTAGGTCCCGACTAACCCTCAGCTGATTAGCATGGCTGAGGAAACCTTAGTCTTTCGGTGAGGGGGTTTCTCGCCCCCTTTATCGTTACTTATGCCTACATTTTCTTTTCTATAAGCTCCACAATACCTCACGATACTGCTTCGGCGCCGATAGAATGCTCTCCTACCGATTAATTTAATTAATCCCATAGCTTCGGTAATATGCTTATGCCCGATTATTATCCATGCCGGACCGCTCGACTAGTGAGCTGTTACGCACTCTTTAAATGAATGGCTGCTTCCAAGCCAACATCCTAGCTGTCAATGCAGTCCAACCGCGTTGTTTCAACTTAGCATATATTTAGGGACCTTAGCTGTTGGTCTGGGTTCTTTCCCTTTCGGACATGGACCTTAGCACCCATGCCCTCACTGCCGTAGAACATTTATTAGCATTCGGAGTTTGTCAGGAATTGGTAGGCGATGAAACCCCCGCATCCAATCAGTAGCTCTACCTCTAATAAACTTATATACGACGCTGCACCTAAATGCATTTCGGAGAGTACGAGCTATCTCCCAGTTTGATTGGCCTTTCACCCCTACCCACAGGTCATCCGAAGACTTTTCAACGTCAACCGGTTCGGTCCTCCACTCTGTGTTACCAGAGCTTCAACCTGCCCATGGGTAGATCACAAGGTTTCGCGTCTAATCCTACTAACTATGCGCCCTATTCAGACTCGCTTTCGCTCCGGCTCCGGACCTTAAGTCCTTAACCTCGCTAGTAAAATTAACTCGTAGGCTCATTATGCAAAAGGCACGCCGTCACAGAATTAATCTGCTCCGACCGCTTGTAGGCGTACGGTTTCAGGTTCTATTTCACCCTTCTATTCGAAGTGCTTTTCACCTTTCCTTCACAGTACTTGTTCACTATCGGTCTTTCAGGAGTATTTAGCCTTGGAGGATGGTCCCCCCATATTCAGACAGGATTTCACGTGTCCCGCCATACTCATTTATCACTTATGTATGCCTTTCATATACGGGGCTATCACCCTCTATGGCTGTTCTTTCCAGAACATTCTATTAAACATATAAAAGCTTTTGGGCTAATCCGCTTTCGCTCGCCACTACTTACGGAATCTCTTCGATTTCTTTTCCTCCGGGTACTTAGATGTTTCAGTTCTCCGGGTTTGCTCCTCCTAAGAGGTGACATGTCTTCAACATGCCGGGTTGCCCCATTCGGACATCTCGGGATCAATTCGTGTGTGCCAATCCCCCGAGCTTTTCGCAGCTTACCACGTCCTTCTTCGCCTCTGAAAGCCTAGGCATCCGCCATACGCCCTTAACGATTTCTTTCCTATTTTTAGGTTACTCAAGCACTTATAAGTGCTCGGTTTTCTCTTTGTGATGTCTTTACCGTTAATGTCAATGATCTTTTTGCTTGTAATTAAGTAATCAAGTAATATGTATTAATGACGGCTCCGTCATTATGTAGAATACACATATCCTTTTATTACCCGCTTACATTATACTCTTGTACTCACGTACTTCGTATAATCCGTGGAGAATAAGGGAGTCGAACCCTTGACCTCCTGCGTGCAAGGCAGGCGCTCTAGCCAGCTGAGCTAATTCCCCTCTAGTAGAAATTTTAAATTCTAGATTATAAATTTTAAATCAAACTTGCGTTATATTCTAAAATCTATAATTTATAATCTATAATTCCCTATAATTAGTAGTCTCGGGCAGGCTCGAACTGCCGACCTCTACATTATCAGTGTAGCGCTCTAACCAGCTGAGCTACGAGACTCTGTTATGAGTGATGATTGATCAGTAATAATTGATATTTTCATACCGCATTACCTTCTTTCATTTCTCAATCTCTTTCCCGTTACTAATTTCTAGTGGGTTTATATTTTATATAATAGGTAATTGATGGCTGATTAGTGATGTTTTCATCACTCATCGATTATCATTCATCTATTATATATAGCAACCAATAAAAAAACTAAAGCTTGAACTTTAAGTAAGTTCTTGTGTCATTAAGACACTAATTTTGTTTATCGTCCCGAAAGACGCTCTAAAATGAGATGTTCCAGCCGCACCTTCCGGTACGGCTACCTTGTTACGACTTAGCCCTAGTTACCTGTTTTACCCTAGGCAGCTCCTTTTACGGTCACCGACTTCAGGTACCCCAGACTTCCATGGCTTGACGGGCGGTGTGTACAAGGCCCGGGAACGTATTCACCGCGCCATGGCTGATGCGCGATTACTAGCGATTCCAGCTTCATAGAGTCGAGTTGCAGACTCCAATCCGAACTGAGACAGGCTTTCGAGATTCGCATCACATCGCTGTGTAGCTGCCCTCTGTACCTGCCATTGTATTACGTGTGTGGCCCAAGGCGTAAGGGCCGTGATGATTTGACGTCATCCCCACCTTCCTCTCTACTTGCGTAGGCAGTCTTACTAGAGTCCTCAACTTAATGGTAGCAACTAGTAACAGGGGTTGCGCTCGTTGCAGGACTTAACCTAACACCTCACGGCACGAGCTGACGACAACCATGCAGCACCTTGAAAATTGCCCGAAGGAAGGTCTATTTCTAAACCGATCAATTCCCATTTAAGCCTTGGTAAGGTTCCTCGCGTATCATCGAATTAAACCACATAATCCACCGCTTGTGCGGGCCCCCGTCAATTCCTTTGAGTTTCATTCTTGCGAACGTACTCCCCAGGTGGCTAACTTATCACTTTCGCTTAGTCTCTGAATCCGAAAACCCAAAAACGAGTTAGCATCGTTTACGGCGTGGACTACCAGGGTATCTAATCCTGTTCGCTCCCCACGCTTTCGTCCATCAGCGTCAGTTAAGACATAGTGACCTGCCTTCGCAATTGGTGTTCTAAGTAATATCTATGCATTTCACCGCTACACTACTTATTCCAGCCACTTCTACCTTACTCAAGACATGCAGTATCAATGGCAGTTTCACAGTTAAGCTGTGAGATTTCACCACTGACTTACACATCCGCCTACGGACCCTTTAAACCCAATAAATCCGGATAACGCTTGCACCCTCCGTATTACCGCGGCTGCTGGCACGGAGTTAGCCGGTGCTTATTCGTACAGTACCTTCAGCTACTCTCACGAGAGTAGGTTTATCCCTGTACAAAAGAAGTTTACAACCCATAGGGCCGTCGTCCTTCACGCGGGATGGCTGGATCAGGCGCTAACCCATTGTCCAATATTCCTCACTGCTGCCTCCCGTAGGAGTCTGGTCCGTGTCTCAGTACCAGTGTGGGGGATCACCCTCTCAGGCCCCCTAAAGATCATCGACTTGGTGAGCCGTTACCTCACCAACTATCTAATCTTGCGCGTGCCCATCTCTATCCACCGGAGTTTTCAATATCAATCCATGCGAATCAATATATTATGGGGTATTAATCTCCCTTTCGAAAGGCTATCCCCCAGATAAAGGCAGGTTGCACACGTGTTCCGCACCCGTACGCCGCTCTCTCTGTCCCGAAAGACAAATACCGCTCGGCTTGCATGTGTTAGGCCTCCCGCTAGCGTTCATCCTGAGCCAGGATCAAACTCTCCATTGTATGTTTGTCTTGACTCACTCAAAGTTTTTTAACGCTTTAGTTTTTTCCTTACTTGGTTGTTATATTGTATGTCAATGATCTTCATTTCTTCCGCTTTATACAAAACTACTTCTTTCTGTCAGTGTTTCATTCCGTATTTGCGAGTGCAAAAGTAAAACTTTATTTTGATTTGACCAAATGTTTTTGAAAGAAATTTTAAAGTTTTTTTTCTTAACCTTAACCCTCTCTTAACACTCTATCAACCTACTCCTGCGCTCCCCTCAATTGGGGACTGCAAAGATACAAAACTTTTTATTCCCTGCAACTTTTTTTCTGAAAAAGTTTTTAAAATATATTCCGTTATACATGTACCTCTTTAAAGTAGTCCTAATAAAATAATACCGCTTATCTAAAAGCTCTTCTGCGCTACTGATATACTCTCGTTTTCAGTGGGGCAAAGATAGAAACTACTAACTACATCTTCCAAATTTATTTAACATAAAGTTGACAATAATGTCCTATTTCAGGGTTAATCGACTGACCTTTAGGTTAAAAAATTTCGCTCTTAAAATAGGATAAGATCAGTCTCAATTTTGTGCAGCCATCAATGTTAAAATAAGCCTCATCATGATATAAGCAACCATATCAGTCAGTTAAGCTTGGAATACCCAGTTTTAATGCTCCATCAAGGCAAAAAAAGTAAAACAGATAGGAACCTATTAATAGCAGCAACAATACCACTGTAGCGATTTTAAAACCATCAACAGAAGATT
This genomic window contains:
- a CDS encoding glycoside hydrolase family 3 C-terminal domain-containing protein, whose product is MFKKTVVISLITLFSASSMAQNTSLPVYLDDSKPVEQRIQDALSRMTLEEKIAMLHAQSKFSSAGVPRLGIPEFWTTDGPHGVRPEVLWDEWNQAGWTNDSIIAYPALTALSATWNKKMSWNYGKALGEEARYRKKDIILGPGVNIYRTPLNGRNFEYMGEDPYLTSKMVVPYIQGVQSNGVATSVKHFAMNNQEMFRHTSNVNVDDRALYEIYLPAFKAAVTEGDSWTIMGAYDMYKNQYASQNKYLLNDILKGEWKYKGVVVSDWGAVNNTEQAIHNGLDLEFGSWTNGLSAGKSNAYDNYYLADPYLQLIKSGKVGTKELDDKVTRLLRLAYKTTMNKNKPFGNIGSEEHKAIAKEIGEEGIVLLKNQGNILPIDLNKTKKIAVIGENAIKIMTVGGGSSSLKVKYETLPLDGIKNRFGKQADVQYARGYVGDVGGEYNGVKSGQDLKDNRSASELMNEAVELAKKSDFVIFVGGLNKSDFQDSEGNDRKSYGLPYNQDQLIAALAKANKNLAVVMISGNAVAMPWIKEVPTVVQGWYLGSEAGNALAAVLAGDANPSGKLPFTFPVKLEDNAAHQLGEYPGNKEELAAGKGKDQQNPINITYNEGIFVGYRWHDTKKIRPLFSFGHGLSYTTFEFGKAKADKTKIGPDDTITFTVTVKNTGKRAGAEVAQLYISDLKSSVPRPAKELKGFEKVYLNPGESKEVSFTVDKTALSYFDAGKHDWVAEPGDFEAQIGNASDAIKTKVKFSLQ
- a CDS encoding Lrp/AsnC family transcriptional regulator — protein: MSTENYSPDNKDLAILRLLQKDAKLSVRDIAARINLSATPTHERIKRLERLGIIKEYTTVVDRKKVGKGMMVICMIALNAHNKKTATRFIEEVSHFREVVEFYNISGDFDFMLKILAPNMDEFHEFFVNKLSEIEGIGQTKSIFVMNSIKESGRIL
- a CDS encoding metallophosphoesterase, which produces MKIQVISDLHQEFGQTDLCFDSADVVILAGDVNVGIKGIEWIKSKIPDRPVIYVLGNHEYYKGSYPKTLNRIKDAALGSNVHVLENSSVDIDGIRFHGATLWTDFSIFGNPVQYGMLCQSQMNDYKMIRRDPSYSKMRTLDTFKIHQISKAWLEESLEKASGLTSVVVTHHAPSIHSVPEEYLQDPVTAAYASNLEDLIMKYSPDYWIHGHIHTPCRYAIGETEVICNPHGYINEPDNGFNKKLIIDILINR
- a CDS encoding MFS transporter, whose protein sequence is MNLYIMEAKKNLILILASVGTFVEALDIAIINLTIPSIQEQFNIGPETVQWLQTLYVLFFGGFLIIGGKLADQVGRKKIFLAGSALFMLTSLGAGLSSDFSSLAIFRAFQGLGAALIMPSALSIVTHTFKGTQERNRAVGIFSSFAAIGSGSGLSLGGIISTYLSWHWVFLINVPVLLITLIFAFRYLPEDHKGDQPARTDLLSGILMVAGLLSLTYGTHEFIYIFEQPFLVGGSLLVSILLLVAVILRLRHTEEPLIDLKILKHRSLNVSNTAFFALGAFFIGFLFLISLMLQKDMGYTAAASGLLLVPFSIMSALLAKFILPLISRRLNSGQMGILGWSFMLAGAILLLLSVHFDHPLTIVLMGAACISGIGMTFCFTALSVLGIQDVEPGHYGIASGMGSTSYFLGAGIGLSFMSLMNQIFPSDHAVGDLNFMILILYAIISILLLSYFAFRYSKLKKADIAVSLD